One genomic region from Ovis canadensis isolate MfBH-ARS-UI-01 breed Bighorn chromosome 24, ARS-UI_OviCan_v2, whole genome shotgun sequence encodes:
- the ERCC4 gene encoding DNA repair endonuclease XPF isoform X2, with the protein MRNLFVRKLYLWPRFHVAVNSFLELHKPEVVEIHVSMTPAMLAIQTAILDILNACLKELKCHNPSLEVEDLSLENAIGKPFDKTIRHYLDPLWHQLGAKTKSLVQDLKILRTLLQYLSQYDCITFLNLLESLRATEKAFGQNSGWLFLDSSTSMFINARARVYHVPDAKMTRKSKLPEKLEIKEQETKKELVLESNPKWAALTEVLKEIEAENKESEVLGGPGQVLICASDDRTCSQLREYLTVGAEVFLLRLYRKTFEKDSKAEDVWMRLRKEDDSKRIMKSNKRPKDLQDKDRPPAKEKALRKKKPRMTLTQMVGRAEALEGEAGAEEGSPGELTSSPESCTEDIKHEEFDVNVSSDAAYGILKDPLTIIHPLLGCSDPYALTRVLHEVEPRYVVLYDAELTFVRQLEIYRATRPGKPLRVYFLIYGGSTEEQRYLTALRKEKEAFEKLIREKASMVIPEEREGRDETNLDLVRGCVSARAPTDTRKAGGQEQNSTQQSIVVDMREFRSELPSLIHRRGIDIEPVTLEVGDYILTPEMCVERKSISDLIGSLNNGRLYSQCISMSRYYKRPVLLIEFDPTKPFSLMSRGAFYQEISGNDVSSKLTLLTLHFPRLRILWSPSPHATAELFEELKQNKPQPDATTAMAVTADSETLPEAEKYNPGPQDFLLKMPGINAKNCHSLMNHVKNIAELASLSFDKLASMLGNTASARQLYDFIHTSYAEVLSRGKMKK; encoded by the exons ATGAGAAATCTTTTTGTAAGGAAGCTGTATCTGTGGCCAAG GTTCCATGTAGCAGTAAACTCGTTTTTAGAACTGCATAAACCCGAAGTTGTAGAAATTCATGTTTCTATGACACCTGCCATGCTTGCTATACAGACtgctattctggacattttaaatGCCTGTTTAAAGGAATTAAAATGCCATAACCCATCGCTTGAAGTTGAAGATTTATCTTTAGAAAATGCTATTGGAAAACCTTTTGACAAG aCGATTCGCCATTACTTAGATCCTTTGTGGCACCAGCTTGGAGCCAAGACTAAATCCTTGGTTCAGGATTTGAAGATACTACGAACCCTGCTGCAGTATCTCTCTCAGTATGATTGTATCACATTTCTTAATCTTCTGGAATCTCTCAGAGCAACAGAGAAGGCATTCGGTCAGAATTCAG GTTGGCTCTTTCTTGACTCCAGCACCTCAATGTTTATAAATGCTCGAGCAAGGGTTTATCATGTTCCAGATGCAAAAATGACTAGAAAAAGCAAACTTCCTGAAAAACTGGAGATTAAAGAACAAG aaacaaaaaaagaactggTCCTAGAAAGCAACCCAAAGTGGGCAGCACTCACAGAAGTTTTGAAGGAAATTGAGGCAGAGAATAAGGAGAGTGaagtccttggtggtccag gacAAGTTCTCATTTGCGCAAGTGATGACAGGACGTGTTCCCAGCTGCGAGAGTACCTCACTGTCGGAGCAGAGGTCTTCTTGTTGAGACTCTATAGAAAAACCTTTGAGAAGGACAGCAAAGCCGAAGATGTATGGATGAGGTTAAGGAAGGAAGATGACTCAAAGAGAATCATGAAATCCAACAAGAGGCCCAAAGACCTCCAAGACAAAGACAGGCCTCCTGCCAAAGAGAAGgccctgagaaagaagaaaccaaggatgactttaactcagatggtAGGAAGAGCTGAAGCACTAGAGGGGGAGGCGGGTGCTGAGGAGGGCAGCCCAGGAGAGCTGACGAGTAGCCCAGAGAGCTGCACAGAAGACATTAAGCACGAGGAGTTTGATGTGAATGTGTCCTCCGATGCCGCCTACGGAATCCTGAAAGACCCCCTCACCATCATCCACCCGCTCCTGGGCTGCAGTGATCCCTACGCTCTGACACGCGTGCTCCACGAGGTGGAGCCGAGATACGTGGTCTTGTATGACGCAGAGCTGACCTTCGTGCGTCAGCTTGAAATTTACAGGGCGACTCGGCCCGGGAAGCCTCTCAG GGTTTACTTTCTTATATACGGAGGTTCAACGGAGGAACAGCGCTATCTCACTGCTTTGCggaaagaaaaggaagctttTGAAAAGCTCATAAG ggaaAAGGCCAGCATGGTCATCCCTGAAGAAAGAGAAGGCAGAGACGAAACGAACCTTGACCTTGTGAGAGGCTGCGTGTCTGCCCGTGCTCCCACCGACACGCGCAAAGCCG GCGGCCAAGAGCAGAACAGTACCCAGCAGAGCATCGTCGTGGACATGCGGGAGTTTCGAAGTGAGCTCCCCTCCCTGATCCACCGCCGGGGCATCGACATTGAGCCAGTGACTCTGGAGGTCGGAGACTACATCCTGACTCCGGAAATGTGCGTGGAGCGCAAGAGCATCAGTGATCTGATTGGCTCTTTGAACAACGGCCGCCTCTACAGCCAGTGCATCTCCATGTCCCGCTACTACAAGCGGCCGGTGCTTCTGATCGAGTTCGACCCCACTAAGCCTTTCTCTCTCATGTCCCGCGGCGCCTTCTATCAGGAGATCTCCGGCAATGATGTCAGCTCCAAGCTCACCCTCCTCACGCTGCACTTCCCCCGGCTCCGGATCCTGTGGAGCCCCTCCCCGCACGCCACCGCCGAGCTGTTTGAGGAGCTGAAGCAGAACAAGCCGCAGCCAGACGCCACCACCGCCATGGCTGTGACCGCCGATTCCGAGACTCTCCCCGAGGCAGAGAAGTATAACCCAGGTCCCCAGGACTTCTTGTTAAAAATGCCAGGGATAAACGCCAAGAACTGCCACTCGCTGATGAACCACGTCAAGAACATCGCGGAATTAGCAAGCCTGTCCTTCGACAAGCTGGCGAGCATGCTGGGGAACACGGCCAGTGCGCGGCAGCTCTATGACTTCATTCACACTTCCTATGCAGAGGTCCTGTCCAGAGGGAAGATGAAAAAATGA